In Humulus lupulus chromosome 6, drHumLupu1.1, whole genome shotgun sequence, a single genomic region encodes these proteins:
- the LOC133782887 gene encoding disease resistance protein RPM1-like isoform X3, with the protein MAENFLTPVIESLVHLLTNEVQSYKGVRRKVECLKRELEVIQCLLKDADAKSDRGELSDAVTSWVKQLREEADHTEDVIDEYRRHVAQSTADKRGFVGFLSKVSHQIKAVKSRYPIASQIRIINESLRRIKDEGLAYGLSQSLGLQSSSRENMYMEEHDPRLGSLFIVENDEYVNVPSIQEELRRSLVEGASTRTVTSIVGQGGIGKTTLVKKVSDEVKHNFDCHAWIDVSQSYDVKKLLKIMIQQLCEIAECTSTSAREHSTIQGLITPLRQYLQAKRYLVVFDDVWNANFWEVMKHALPSNNKGSRIIITTRNSTIAATCKESPFDTIQELEIWSQDMAWKLFCKRAFRYEFGSPCPQELENLSHKIVSKCQGLPLTIGTVAGLLSRKRKVQFEWQRVLDNLDSEFKTNPELTRITKILSLSYHNLPYHLKSCLLYFGIFPEDYNISCDRMYELWISEGLVKASGNKTLKDVAKEYLNELIGRNLVVFEIYYGALPYCRTHDLMREFIYSRANDLCFCRVLDGKNLIFGGKSRCLSIRGSMRNFSETIKEYSSVRSVFLFNFNDDLISNMSSLVTLLQTCKLLKVLDFEGAHLDYLPEEIGYLFHLRYLNLKHTKIKVIPKCIGKLYNLQSLNLMFTLVQILPKTIGKLHNLQNLNLKLTSVQELPVEINKLRNLRHISSFFKDRTNRNISVHGTNLGVKIQEGFGYLENLETLEYVEVHPSGVVSFINDLEKLMKLKALGLLKLTTETSRAICAANAKNFNHLEHLYLATTNEDYILDVEPLSEYPPLQLQRLNLIGQLKELPRWISELWNLQALVLSVSRLTEDPLKYLKHLPNLMSLRLRQSYEGDQLHFEEGGFQKLKDLSLVKLEELKLVKMDRGTLPLLKTLSIGSCTLMEEIPAGIQHLRNLKEFKIQDMAREFVVRMQPNGGLDYPKIQHIPMVQTL; encoded by the exons ATGGCCGAGAATTTTTTGACTCCTGTCATTGAGAGTTTGGTGCACCTGCTAACCAATGAAGTACAATCGTATAAGGGAGTTCGAAGGAAAGTTGAATGTCTGAAGAGAGAGCTAGAGGTCATCCAGTGTCTCCTGAAAGATGCAGATGCAAAATCAGACAGAGGAGAGTTGAGTGATGCTGTGACTTCATGGGTGAAACAACTAAGAGAAGAGGCTGATCATACGGAAGATGTCATTGACGAATACAGACGTCATGTGGCTCAAAGCACTGCTGACAAGCGTGGATTTGTTGGCTTTCTCAGCAAAGTAAGCCACCAAATCAAAGCCGTGAAGTCACGTTATCCGATAGCTTCTCAGATTCGCATTATTAATGAATCTCTACGAAGAATCAAGGATGAAGGCCTAGCATATGGCTTAAGTCAGTCCCTGGGATTACAAAGTTCGAGTCGAGAGAACATGTACATGGAAGAGCATGACCCGCGACTAGGTTCCCTGTTTATTGTGGAAAATGATGAGTATGTGAATGTTCCTTCCATTCAAGAGGAATTGAGGAGGAGTTTGGTCGAAGGAGCGTCAACTCGTACAGTTACTTCAATTGTAGGCCAAGGTGGAATTGGAAAAACTACTCTTGTTAAGAAGGTTTCTGATGAGGTGAAACACAATTTTGATTGTCATGCTTGGATTGATGTATCTCAATCATATGATGTGAAGAAGCTACTGAAGATCATGATTCAGCAATTGTGTGAAATAGCTGAATGTACAAGTACTTCTGCAAGAGAACACAGCACAATCCAAGGGCTAATTACTCCCCTCAGACAATATTTGCAGGCCAAAAGGTATTTAGTtgtctttgatgatgtttggAATGCTAACTTTTGGGAAGTTATGAAACATGCTTTGCCTAGTAATAACAAAGGCAGTAGAATCATTATCACAACACGTAATTCTACAATAGCTGCGACTTGTAAGGAATCCCCGTTTGATACTATCCAAGAGCTGGAAATTTGGTCTCAAGATATGGCTTGGAAGTTATTCTGCAAAAGGGCATTTCGATACGAGTTTGGGAGTCCTTGCCCTCAAGAGTTAGAGAACTTGTCTCATAAAATTGTTAGCAAATGTCAAGGCTTACCACTTACTATTGGGACTGTGGCTGGTTTGCtgtcaagaaaaagaaaagttcaaTTCGAATGGCAAAGAGTTCTTGATAATCTTGATTCTGAGTTTAAAACAAATCCCGAGCTTACAAGAATTACGAAAATTCTCTCTCTTAGCTATCATAATTTGCCTTACCATCTTAAATCCTGCTTATTGTATTTTGGTATATTTCCTGAAGATTACAATATTAGCTGTGACAGAATGTATGAGTTATGGATTTCTGAGGGTTTAGTTAAAGCTTCTGGTAACAAGACATTGAAGGATGTGGCTAAAGAATACTTGAATGAGCTCATTGGAAGAAACTTGGTTGTGTTTGAAATTTATTATGGAGCATTACCGTACTGCCGAACTCATGACCTGATGCGTGAATTCATTTATTCAAGAGCAAATGATTTATGCTTTTGTAGAGTTCTTGATGGAAAGAACTTGATATTTGGAGGAAAGAGTCGATGCTTATCAATCCGTGGCAGCATGAGAAATTTTTCAGAAACAATCAAAGAGTACTCCAGTGTTCGTTCTGTGTTTCTTTTTAACTTTAATGATGATTTGATCAGCAACATGTCTTCCCTGGTTACTTTGCTTCAAACTTGTAAGCTTTTGAAGGTGTTAGATTTCGAAGGCGCTCATCTTGATTATCTTCCAGAGGAAATTGGATATTTGTTTCACTTGAGGTACTTGAATTTGAAACATACAAAGATAAAAGTGATTCCCAAGTGCATTGGTAAGCTGTATAATCTACAGAGTTTGAATCTTATGTTTACCTTAGTGCAGATTCTTCCAAAAACCATTGGCAAACTTCACAACCTTCAAAATTTGAATCTCAAACTAACCTCAGTGCAGGAGCTACCAGTGGAAATAAATAAACTCCGAAATCTTCGACACATTAGTAGCTTTTTTAAGGACAGGACTAACAGAAACATTAGTGTTCATGGAACAAACCTTGGGGTGAAAATTCAAGAAGGTTTTGGATATTTGGAGAACTTAGAGACACTAGAATATGTGGAGGTGCATCCTTCAGGTGTGGTTTCCTTCATTAACGATCTAGAGAAGTTGATGAAGTTGAAGGCGCTCGGTCTTTTGAAATTGACTACTGAAACTTCAAGGGCTATATGTGCTGCTAATGCTAAGAACTTCAACCACCTTGAGCATTTGTACTTAGCAACAACTAATGAAGATTACATCTTGGATGTGGAGCCACTTTCGGAATATCCCCCTCTTCAGCTGCAGAGGCTCAACTTAATAGGCCAACTAAAAGAGCTCCCTCGTTGGATTTCAGAGCTCTGGAATTTACAGGCATTGGTTTTATCCGTCTCAAGATTGACAGAGGATCCACTGAAGTACTTGAAACACTTGCCTAATCTCATGAGTCTTCGACTGCGCCAATCATATGAAGGAGACCAACTACACTTTGAAGAGGGTGGTTTTCAAAAGCTCAAGGATCTAAGTTTGGTGAAGTTGGAAGAACTAAAGCTGGTGAAGATGGATAGAGGAACATTGCCTCTTCTTAAAACACTCAGCATTGGTTCTTGCACACTGATGGAGGAGATTCCGGCTGGAATCCAACACTTAAGGAACCTCAAAGAATTTAAAATCCAGGACATGGCCAGGGAATTTGTGGTTCGGATGCAGCCAAATGGGGGTCTAGATTATCCAAAAATTCAGCATATACCAATGGTACAGACATT GTAA
- the LOC133782887 gene encoding disease resistance protein RPM1-like isoform X1 — MAENFLTPVIESLVHLLTNEVQSYKGVRRKVECLKRELEVIQCLLKDADAKSDRGELSDAVTSWVKQLREEADHTEDVIDEYRRHVAQSTADKRGFVGFLSKVSHQIKAVKSRYPIASQIRIINESLRRIKDEGLAYGLSQSLGLQSSSRENMYMEEHDPRLGSLFIVENDEYVNVPSIQEELRRSLVEGASTRTVTSIVGQGGIGKTTLVKKVSDEVKHNFDCHAWIDVSQSYDVKKLLKIMIQQLCEIAECTSTSAREHSTIQGLITPLRQYLQAKRYLVVFDDVWNANFWEVMKHALPSNNKGSRIIITTRNSTIAATCKESPFDTIQELEIWSQDMAWKLFCKRAFRYEFGSPCPQELENLSHKIVSKCQGLPLTIGTVAGLLSRKRKVQFEWQRVLDNLDSEFKTNPELTRITKILSLSYHNLPYHLKSCLLYFGIFPEDYNISCDRMYELWISEGLVKASGNKTLKDVAKEYLNELIGRNLVVFEIYYGALPYCRTHDLMREFIYSRANDLCFCRVLDGKNLIFGGKSRCLSIRGSMRNFSETIKEYSSVRSVFLFNFNDDLISNMSSLVTLLQTCKLLKVLDFEGAHLDYLPEEIGYLFHLRYLNLKHTKIKVIPKCIGKLYNLQSLNLMFTLVQILPKTIGKLHNLQNLNLKLTSVQELPVEINKLRNLRHISSFFKDRTNRNISVHGTNLGVKIQEGFGYLENLETLEYVEVHPSGVVSFINDLEKLMKLKALGLLKLTTETSRAICAANAKNFNHLEHLYLATTNEDYILDVEPLSEYPPLQLQRLNLIGQLKELPRWISELWNLQALVLSVSRLTEDPLKYLKHLPNLMSLRLRQSYEGDQLHFEEGGFQKLKDLSLVKLEELKLVKMDRGTLPLLKTLSIGSCTLMEEIPAGIQHLRNLKEFKIQDMAREFVVRMQPNGGLDYPKIQHIPMVQTLWCYEKSFRKLFDQRLIRNYIYIYIYILSCVYDNKIPSYFELCFPSPFIVGKTYVLPRILKVAAMYHYKMYTTI, encoded by the exons ATGGCCGAGAATTTTTTGACTCCTGTCATTGAGAGTTTGGTGCACCTGCTAACCAATGAAGTACAATCGTATAAGGGAGTTCGAAGGAAAGTTGAATGTCTGAAGAGAGAGCTAGAGGTCATCCAGTGTCTCCTGAAAGATGCAGATGCAAAATCAGACAGAGGAGAGTTGAGTGATGCTGTGACTTCATGGGTGAAACAACTAAGAGAAGAGGCTGATCATACGGAAGATGTCATTGACGAATACAGACGTCATGTGGCTCAAAGCACTGCTGACAAGCGTGGATTTGTTGGCTTTCTCAGCAAAGTAAGCCACCAAATCAAAGCCGTGAAGTCACGTTATCCGATAGCTTCTCAGATTCGCATTATTAATGAATCTCTACGAAGAATCAAGGATGAAGGCCTAGCATATGGCTTAAGTCAGTCCCTGGGATTACAAAGTTCGAGTCGAGAGAACATGTACATGGAAGAGCATGACCCGCGACTAGGTTCCCTGTTTATTGTGGAAAATGATGAGTATGTGAATGTTCCTTCCATTCAAGAGGAATTGAGGAGGAGTTTGGTCGAAGGAGCGTCAACTCGTACAGTTACTTCAATTGTAGGCCAAGGTGGAATTGGAAAAACTACTCTTGTTAAGAAGGTTTCTGATGAGGTGAAACACAATTTTGATTGTCATGCTTGGATTGATGTATCTCAATCATATGATGTGAAGAAGCTACTGAAGATCATGATTCAGCAATTGTGTGAAATAGCTGAATGTACAAGTACTTCTGCAAGAGAACACAGCACAATCCAAGGGCTAATTACTCCCCTCAGACAATATTTGCAGGCCAAAAGGTATTTAGTtgtctttgatgatgtttggAATGCTAACTTTTGGGAAGTTATGAAACATGCTTTGCCTAGTAATAACAAAGGCAGTAGAATCATTATCACAACACGTAATTCTACAATAGCTGCGACTTGTAAGGAATCCCCGTTTGATACTATCCAAGAGCTGGAAATTTGGTCTCAAGATATGGCTTGGAAGTTATTCTGCAAAAGGGCATTTCGATACGAGTTTGGGAGTCCTTGCCCTCAAGAGTTAGAGAACTTGTCTCATAAAATTGTTAGCAAATGTCAAGGCTTACCACTTACTATTGGGACTGTGGCTGGTTTGCtgtcaagaaaaagaaaagttcaaTTCGAATGGCAAAGAGTTCTTGATAATCTTGATTCTGAGTTTAAAACAAATCCCGAGCTTACAAGAATTACGAAAATTCTCTCTCTTAGCTATCATAATTTGCCTTACCATCTTAAATCCTGCTTATTGTATTTTGGTATATTTCCTGAAGATTACAATATTAGCTGTGACAGAATGTATGAGTTATGGATTTCTGAGGGTTTAGTTAAAGCTTCTGGTAACAAGACATTGAAGGATGTGGCTAAAGAATACTTGAATGAGCTCATTGGAAGAAACTTGGTTGTGTTTGAAATTTATTATGGAGCATTACCGTACTGCCGAACTCATGACCTGATGCGTGAATTCATTTATTCAAGAGCAAATGATTTATGCTTTTGTAGAGTTCTTGATGGAAAGAACTTGATATTTGGAGGAAAGAGTCGATGCTTATCAATCCGTGGCAGCATGAGAAATTTTTCAGAAACAATCAAAGAGTACTCCAGTGTTCGTTCTGTGTTTCTTTTTAACTTTAATGATGATTTGATCAGCAACATGTCTTCCCTGGTTACTTTGCTTCAAACTTGTAAGCTTTTGAAGGTGTTAGATTTCGAAGGCGCTCATCTTGATTATCTTCCAGAGGAAATTGGATATTTGTTTCACTTGAGGTACTTGAATTTGAAACATACAAAGATAAAAGTGATTCCCAAGTGCATTGGTAAGCTGTATAATCTACAGAGTTTGAATCTTATGTTTACCTTAGTGCAGATTCTTCCAAAAACCATTGGCAAACTTCACAACCTTCAAAATTTGAATCTCAAACTAACCTCAGTGCAGGAGCTACCAGTGGAAATAAATAAACTCCGAAATCTTCGACACATTAGTAGCTTTTTTAAGGACAGGACTAACAGAAACATTAGTGTTCATGGAACAAACCTTGGGGTGAAAATTCAAGAAGGTTTTGGATATTTGGAGAACTTAGAGACACTAGAATATGTGGAGGTGCATCCTTCAGGTGTGGTTTCCTTCATTAACGATCTAGAGAAGTTGATGAAGTTGAAGGCGCTCGGTCTTTTGAAATTGACTACTGAAACTTCAAGGGCTATATGTGCTGCTAATGCTAAGAACTTCAACCACCTTGAGCATTTGTACTTAGCAACAACTAATGAAGATTACATCTTGGATGTGGAGCCACTTTCGGAATATCCCCCTCTTCAGCTGCAGAGGCTCAACTTAATAGGCCAACTAAAAGAGCTCCCTCGTTGGATTTCAGAGCTCTGGAATTTACAGGCATTGGTTTTATCCGTCTCAAGATTGACAGAGGATCCACTGAAGTACTTGAAACACTTGCCTAATCTCATGAGTCTTCGACTGCGCCAATCATATGAAGGAGACCAACTACACTTTGAAGAGGGTGGTTTTCAAAAGCTCAAGGATCTAAGTTTGGTGAAGTTGGAAGAACTAAAGCTGGTGAAGATGGATAGAGGAACATTGCCTCTTCTTAAAACACTCAGCATTGGTTCTTGCACACTGATGGAGGAGATTCCGGCTGGAATCCAACACTTAAGGAACCTCAAAGAATTTAAAATCCAGGACATGGCCAGGGAATTTGTGGTTCGGATGCAGCCAAATGGGGGTCTAGATTATCCAAAAATTCAGCATATACCAATGGTACAGACATT GTGGTGTTATGAAAAGAGCTTCAGAAAATTATTTGATCAACGTTTGATAaggaattatatatatatatatatatatatattgtcttgtGTATATGATAATAAAATTCCAAGCTACTTTGAGCTTTGTTTTCCCTCTCCTTTTATAGTTGGGAAAACTTATGTATTACCACGGATTTTAAAAGTAGCTGCAATGTATCATTATAAAATGTATACTACCATTTAA
- the LOC133782887 gene encoding disease resistance protein RPM1-like isoform X2: MAENFLTPVIESLVHLLTNEVQSYKGVRRKVECLKRELEVIQCLLKDADAKSDRGELSDAVTSWVKQLREEADHTEDVIDEYRRHVAQSTADKRGFVGFLSKVSHQIKAVKSRYPIASQIRIINESLRRIKDEGLAYGLSQSLGLQSSSRENMYMEEHDPRLGSLFIVENDEYVNVPSIQEELRRSLVEGASTRTVTSIVGQGGIGKTTLVKKVSDEVKHNFDCHAWIDVSQSYDVKKLLKIMIQQLCEIAECTSTSAREHSTIQGLITPLRQYLQAKRYLVVFDDVWNANFWEVMKHALPSNNKGSRIIITTRNSTIAATCKESPFDTIQELEIWSQDMAWKLFCKRAFRYEFGSPCPQELENLSHKIVSKCQGLPLTIGTVAGLLSRKRKVQFEWQRVLDNLDSEFKTNPELTRITKILSLSYHNLPYHLKSCLLYFGIFPEDYNISCDRMYELWISEGLVKASGNKTLKDVAKEYLNELIGRNLVVFEIYYGALPYCRTHDLMREFIYSRANDLCFCRVLDGKNLIFGGKSRCLSIRGSMRNFSETIKEYSSVRSVFLFNFNDDLISNMSSLVTLLQTCKLLKVLDFEGAHLDYLPEEIGYLFHLRYLNLKHTKIKVIPKCIGKLYNLQSLNLMFTLVQILPKTIGKLHNLQNLNLKLTSVQELPVEINKLRNLRHISSFFKDRTNRNISVHGTNLGVKIQEGFGYLENLETLEYVEVHPSGVVSFINDLEKLMKLKALGLLKLTTETSRAICAANAKNFNHLEHLYLATTNEDYILDVEPLSEYPPLQLQRLNLIGQLKELPRWISELWNLQALVLSVSRLTEDPLKYLKHLPNLMSLRLRQSYEGDQLHFEEGGFQKLKDLSLVKLEELKLVKMDRGTLPLLKTLSIGSCTLMEEIPAGIQHLRNLKEFKIQDMAREFVVRMQPNGGLDYPKIQHIPMVQTL, encoded by the coding sequence ATGGCCGAGAATTTTTTGACTCCTGTCATTGAGAGTTTGGTGCACCTGCTAACCAATGAAGTACAATCGTATAAGGGAGTTCGAAGGAAAGTTGAATGTCTGAAGAGAGAGCTAGAGGTCATCCAGTGTCTCCTGAAAGATGCAGATGCAAAATCAGACAGAGGAGAGTTGAGTGATGCTGTGACTTCATGGGTGAAACAACTAAGAGAAGAGGCTGATCATACGGAAGATGTCATTGACGAATACAGACGTCATGTGGCTCAAAGCACTGCTGACAAGCGTGGATTTGTTGGCTTTCTCAGCAAAGTAAGCCACCAAATCAAAGCCGTGAAGTCACGTTATCCGATAGCTTCTCAGATTCGCATTATTAATGAATCTCTACGAAGAATCAAGGATGAAGGCCTAGCATATGGCTTAAGTCAGTCCCTGGGATTACAAAGTTCGAGTCGAGAGAACATGTACATGGAAGAGCATGACCCGCGACTAGGTTCCCTGTTTATTGTGGAAAATGATGAGTATGTGAATGTTCCTTCCATTCAAGAGGAATTGAGGAGGAGTTTGGTCGAAGGAGCGTCAACTCGTACAGTTACTTCAATTGTAGGCCAAGGTGGAATTGGAAAAACTACTCTTGTTAAGAAGGTTTCTGATGAGGTGAAACACAATTTTGATTGTCATGCTTGGATTGATGTATCTCAATCATATGATGTGAAGAAGCTACTGAAGATCATGATTCAGCAATTGTGTGAAATAGCTGAATGTACAAGTACTTCTGCAAGAGAACACAGCACAATCCAAGGGCTAATTACTCCCCTCAGACAATATTTGCAGGCCAAAAGGTATTTAGTtgtctttgatgatgtttggAATGCTAACTTTTGGGAAGTTATGAAACATGCTTTGCCTAGTAATAACAAAGGCAGTAGAATCATTATCACAACACGTAATTCTACAATAGCTGCGACTTGTAAGGAATCCCCGTTTGATACTATCCAAGAGCTGGAAATTTGGTCTCAAGATATGGCTTGGAAGTTATTCTGCAAAAGGGCATTTCGATACGAGTTTGGGAGTCCTTGCCCTCAAGAGTTAGAGAACTTGTCTCATAAAATTGTTAGCAAATGTCAAGGCTTACCACTTACTATTGGGACTGTGGCTGGTTTGCtgtcaagaaaaagaaaagttcaaTTCGAATGGCAAAGAGTTCTTGATAATCTTGATTCTGAGTTTAAAACAAATCCCGAGCTTACAAGAATTACGAAAATTCTCTCTCTTAGCTATCATAATTTGCCTTACCATCTTAAATCCTGCTTATTGTATTTTGGTATATTTCCTGAAGATTACAATATTAGCTGTGACAGAATGTATGAGTTATGGATTTCTGAGGGTTTAGTTAAAGCTTCTGGTAACAAGACATTGAAGGATGTGGCTAAAGAATACTTGAATGAGCTCATTGGAAGAAACTTGGTTGTGTTTGAAATTTATTATGGAGCATTACCGTACTGCCGAACTCATGACCTGATGCGTGAATTCATTTATTCAAGAGCAAATGATTTATGCTTTTGTAGAGTTCTTGATGGAAAGAACTTGATATTTGGAGGAAAGAGTCGATGCTTATCAATCCGTGGCAGCATGAGAAATTTTTCAGAAACAATCAAAGAGTACTCCAGTGTTCGTTCTGTGTTTCTTTTTAACTTTAATGATGATTTGATCAGCAACATGTCTTCCCTGGTTACTTTGCTTCAAACTTGTAAGCTTTTGAAGGTGTTAGATTTCGAAGGCGCTCATCTTGATTATCTTCCAGAGGAAATTGGATATTTGTTTCACTTGAGGTACTTGAATTTGAAACATACAAAGATAAAAGTGATTCCCAAGTGCATTGGTAAGCTGTATAATCTACAGAGTTTGAATCTTATGTTTACCTTAGTGCAGATTCTTCCAAAAACCATTGGCAAACTTCACAACCTTCAAAATTTGAATCTCAAACTAACCTCAGTGCAGGAGCTACCAGTGGAAATAAATAAACTCCGAAATCTTCGACACATTAGTAGCTTTTTTAAGGACAGGACTAACAGAAACATTAGTGTTCATGGAACAAACCTTGGGGTGAAAATTCAAGAAGGTTTTGGATATTTGGAGAACTTAGAGACACTAGAATATGTGGAGGTGCATCCTTCAGGTGTGGTTTCCTTCATTAACGATCTAGAGAAGTTGATGAAGTTGAAGGCGCTCGGTCTTTTGAAATTGACTACTGAAACTTCAAGGGCTATATGTGCTGCTAATGCTAAGAACTTCAACCACCTTGAGCATTTGTACTTAGCAACAACTAATGAAGATTACATCTTGGATGTGGAGCCACTTTCGGAATATCCCCCTCTTCAGCTGCAGAGGCTCAACTTAATAGGCCAACTAAAAGAGCTCCCTCGTTGGATTTCAGAGCTCTGGAATTTACAGGCATTGGTTTTATCCGTCTCAAGATTGACAGAGGATCCACTGAAGTACTTGAAACACTTGCCTAATCTCATGAGTCTTCGACTGCGCCAATCATATGAAGGAGACCAACTACACTTTGAAGAGGGTGGTTTTCAAAAGCTCAAGGATCTAAGTTTGGTGAAGTTGGAAGAACTAAAGCTGGTGAAGATGGATAGAGGAACATTGCCTCTTCTTAAAACACTCAGCATTGGTTCTTGCACACTGATGGAGGAGATTCCGGCTGGAATCCAACACTTAAGGAACCTCAAAGAATTTAAAATCCAGGACATGGCCAGGGAATTTGTGGTTCGGATGCAGCCAAATGGGGGTCTAGATTATCCAAAAATTCAGCATATACCAATGGTACAGACATTGTAA